The proteins below come from a single Candidatus Hydrogenedens sp. genomic window:
- a CDS encoding TatD family hydrolase produces MEIIDVHCHLEAEEFRDDLEEVVRNAKSAGIIKLITSSVSPGQWEKSLWLSQQYPEIECTWGIHPWYIQEDYFNNLNRLLTDSVNKIVAIGEIGLDLKIDNPPYELQEKFFIRQLEIAKEINLPVVIHCRGAFSQLTGIINKIGMPERGGIIHAFKGSPEIVEQLIPHRIFFSLGCGITYRYSSKRQKILNQIYPDYLLVETDSPDIPPAGQSGMRNVPSNITLVLTALAEYLKISESEIAKNTTKNAKKVFNL; encoded by the coding sequence ATGGAAATTATTGATGTCCATTGTCATTTAGAAGCAGAAGAATTTCGTGATGATTTAGAAGAAGTTGTAAGAAATGCAAAATCGGCAGGGATTATAAAACTAATTACATCTTCTGTAAGTCCTGGACAATGGGAAAAATCGCTATGGCTTTCCCAACAATATCCTGAAATTGAATGCACATGGGGTATTCATCCCTGGTATATCCAAGAGGACTATTTTAACAATTTAAATCGTCTCCTAACTGATTCGGTAAATAAAATTGTAGCCATCGGCGAAATCGGTTTGGATTTGAAAATAGATAATCCCCCTTATGAATTGCAAGAAAAATTTTTTATCCGTCAATTAGAAATTGCAAAAGAAATTAATCTCCCCGTCGTTATCCATTGTCGAGGAGCTTTCTCCCAACTTACAGGAATCATAAATAAAATAGGTATGCCAGAACGAGGAGGAATTATTCATGCATTCAAAGGGAGCCCTGAAATAGTTGAACAATTAATTCCCCATAGAATTTTTTTCTCTTTAGGTTGTGGTATCACATACAGGTATAGTTCAAAAAGACAAAAAATTTTAAATCAAATTTATCCCGATTACTTATTAGTTGAAACAGATAGCCCGGATATTCCGCCAGCAGGTCAATCAGGTATGCGTAATGTCCCCTCTAATATTACTCTTGTGCTTACTGCACTTGCCGAATACCTAAAAATTTCAGAATCAGAAATAGCAAAAAATACCACAAAAAACGCAAAAAAAGTTTTTAATTTATAA